Within the Thermosynechococcaceae cyanobacterium Okahandja genome, the region CGCTCGGCAATCCCCTTGAGAATTTGGCCACCGGACAAGTCCCCCAAGTAGCGGGTGTAGGAGTGCGCCACCAGTAGCTCGGGCGCTGTTTCGGCCACCTCATGGATGCGCGCCACATAGGCTTGGGTGGCCGGGGAGGGGGTTACCTCCTCGCGCCAGTTGCCACCAAAGTAGTAGGTCAAGTCCCGCTCAAGGCTGTTTTTACGATTCAGTTCAGGAAAATAAATTTTGCCAACAATGGGGTGGTTCTTCAACCGCTCCATTTCCACTTCCATGGCACTGTAAACGTGGTAGAGGCTGGCAACGAGCTTGCGGTAGGAGCTTTTTTCCACCGTTCCCTTTAGGAAGCAACGCACAAAGCCGACGTTCTCAGCCATTGTATGGGCTTTTTTGGTGCCTTCGCGCAATTTCGTTGCTAGAGACGTAGTCATTACAGAATCCTTCTTAACGGTTTGCAACGTTTTGTTTCTAAACTCGACCGCAAAAACAGTCTAATTCTCAGGCTACGGGGAAGCGGTACCGTTTTTCGTTAAAAATCATTAAGGCGCTGCCGTGCTGCTGCTAGGGCTGCCCGCACCTGCGCAAAGCCGGTGCCACCGTAACTATTGCGGGCGGCGACCACCTGCTCGGGGGCAAGCCGCGCGTAAATATCCTGTTCAAAGGCCGGGTGGAGGGCTTGCCATTCCGCTAGGGTTAAATCCTTAAGAAACTTCCCCTGCTCTAGGCAGGTTTTGACCACCCGCCCCACAAGGTTATAGGCTTCGCGAAAGGGCACCCCTTTACTGGCCAGATAGTCCGCCACATCGGTGGCATTGGCAAAATCACTGTTCACTGCTGCCGCTAGGCGCTGGGGCTGAAATACAATGCCTTCTGCCATCAGGATGGTCATGGCCTCCAGACAAGCCGTGACCGTATCCACCGCATCAAAAATGGCTTCTTTATCTTCTTGCAGGTCTTTGTTGTAGGCCAAGGGCAAGCCCTTCATGAGCACCAGTAGGGCTTGGAGATGGCCAAACACCCGTCCACTTTTGCCGCGCACCAGTTCAGGGACATCGGGGTTTTTCTTTTGGGGCATAATACTTGAGCCGGTGGCGCAGGTATCGGTGAGCTTGATAAAGGCAAATTCTTCTGAGGCCCAAAGAATAATTTCTTCCGCCAAGCGAGACAGGTGCACCATGATTAAACTAGCGGCGCACAAAAATTCAATCGCAAAGTCGCGATCGCTCACGGCATCAAGGCTATTCCGGTAGGGTTCCGCAAACCCCAACAGTTCGGCACTGTAGTGGCGATCGATGGGAAATGTCGTCCCGGCTAAGGCACCGGCCCCCAAGGGGGAGAGATTCACCCGCTCGCGAATTTGCCCGAGGCGTTGCCAGTCCCGCTCTGCCATTTCCACGTAGGCCAGCAGATGATGCGCCAAGCTGAGGGGTTGTGCCCGCTGCAGATGGGTGTAGCCGGGAATCAGCGTTTCCACGTGGGGCGTGGCCAACTCAATGAGGGTGCGCTGCCACTGCCGCAGTTGGCGCTGGAGGCGCTCGATTTCGGCGCGCAGGTACAGGCGGATGTCGGTACCCACTTGGTCATTGCGGGAGCGGGCGGTGTGTAACTTTTTGCCCACGTCTCCCACCAGTTCTGTCAAGCGCCGCTCGACAGCAAAGTGGACATCTTCGGCCTCAATGCCGGGGGTAAATTGCCCGTGGCGGTACTCCTGGCGAATCTGCTCTAGGCCGTTGACCAGTTGTTCTGCTTCTTCTGGGGTGATAATGCCTGTCTTGGCCAGCATTTTGGCATGGGCTTGGGAGCCGGTGAGGTCGTACTCAATCAGGCGAATGTCAAAGCCAATACTGGCATTAAAGCGGGCGATCGCCGGGTGGAGGGCACTTTCAAACCGTTGGCTCCAGGGTTGGGCACTCACGCGCAGGTCTCAAAAATGGGGGGGACGCTAAAACAACTAGAAATTTAATAACTTACCAAACACCCAGCCGAGGGCAAGGCCAATAATGAGTGCCCACAGTTGACCGGAATCAACAAAATTATTCCACGCCTTAGCAAAGTCATCCCCAAGGGTATCCTTAAACTGCTGTGCAACTAGAATCTGCGGCTCAACAGTGACGGACGTGGCCATTAATGTATGGGTTTCTGTGGGCATGACCATAGATCGTTGTCCATAGGGGAAACAAAACTAAAGTTTATCCTAGCGGAGGCCGGGGCGATCGCCAAGGGAGGGGG harbors:
- a CDS encoding heme oxygenase (biliverdin-producing), producing the protein MTTSLATKLREGTKKAHTMAENVGFVRCFLKGTVEKSSYRKLVASLYHVYSAMEVEMERLKNHPIVGKIYFPELNRKNSLERDLTYYFGGNWREEVTPSPATQAYVARIHEVAETAPELLVAHSYTRYLGDLSGGQILKGIAERAMNLQDGEGTAFYHFEAISDEKAFKQLYRQRLDELGVDEATADRIVAEANAAFGLNMKLFQELEGNLIKAIGQLLFNSLTRRKQRGSTELATAD
- the argH gene encoding argininosuccinate lyase, yielding MSAQPWSQRFESALHPAIARFNASIGFDIRLIEYDLTGSQAHAKMLAKTGIITPEEAEQLVNGLEQIRQEYRHGQFTPGIEAEDVHFAVERRLTELVGDVGKKLHTARSRNDQVGTDIRLYLRAEIERLQRQLRQWQRTLIELATPHVETLIPGYTHLQRAQPLSLAHHLLAYVEMAERDWQRLGQIRERVNLSPLGAGALAGTTFPIDRHYSAELLGFAEPYRNSLDAVSDRDFAIEFLCAASLIMVHLSRLAEEIILWASEEFAFIKLTDTCATGSSIMPQKKNPDVPELVRGKSGRVFGHLQALLVLMKGLPLAYNKDLQEDKEAIFDAVDTVTACLEAMTILMAEGIVFQPQRLAAAVNSDFANATDVADYLASKGVPFREAYNLVGRVVKTCLEQGKFLKDLTLAEWQALHPAFEQDIYARLAPEQVVAARNSYGGTGFAQVRAALAAARQRLNDF